A stretch of DNA from Sphingomonas ginkgonis:
CGCCCGCGGAGCCGCAGCCCTGCCTTCGGGAAAGCGGTTTCGCCGCCGGCAAACTCGTCATTGAGCCAGACGAGGAAGGTCCAGCGCCGCTGCTGGGCGGGGACCACGCCGGGGAGCGCGTCGCTGTGCAGCCGATACTCCTCGCCGGGCGCGTACCGCAGGACCTGCAGCGGCTCGCCCGCGCCCACCTCCGTTCCGCTCGCCGCGGCGAGGCGACGATTGAGGGCGTGAATGGCGGGACGCTCGTGGACGAACGGGAAGCTGGCGCCGCTCGACGTGCGGATCGGGTTGGGCCGCTGCTCCCCGGTCGCGGGATCCACGATCACGCTGGGCTGGAGCAAGGGCTCCGCCGCAGCGATTAGGTAGTCGCACTCCGCGTCGGTCAAAAGCTTCGGGAAGCGGCGCACCAGAGGCGCCTCGCTGACGATTTCCGCCGTACTCGGCGCTCGCGGATCGCCGGACGAATCCAGCGACATCTGCCCGAGGAGGGCGAACTCTTTCCGAGCGCTCTCGTCGGTGGCCGCGGCGTCGCGCAGCATCTGGAGAGCGGCCGCCCAGTCGCGTGAGCCGCCGATGCCCTGCGCCACGAAGGCCCGGAGGATCGCCTCGGCAGGTGCATCCCCGAGGCTGGCGGCGCGGGCGAACATGGCGCGCGCACCGGGAAGATCGCGCCGGACGAGCTGGCCGGAGAGCAGCCACAAGCCGAGCTCGCGCGCCGCGGCGCCGTCGCCGGCCACTTCGGCCTGCTTGAGAAGCCTGGCGGCGCCCTGCACGTCGCCGCGCTGCAGAAGCCCTGCCGCCTGCCGAACCGGATCGATCATGAGCCCGTCCTGCCAGCCTGCTCGGCACCGTGCCAGAGCCCAACGAAAAGGGCCGGGAATTTCTTCCCGGCCCCAGTTTCGAGTGTAGTCGGACGCTTAGAAGCGGACCTTCGCGCCCAGGTAGAAGTTGCGACCGCGGATGTCGTAGATCGCGCTGCCGCTGCCGGTGCCGGTCGAGCCGAGCGGCGGATGCCGATCGAACACGTTGTCGACGCCGCCATACACCTGGACGTTGCTCGCCTTGTAGGTCTGACCCAGGTCCACCGAGAAGCGGAGATCATGATAGGTGATCGCCGGATACTTCACGATGTCGGCATAGTCCGCGTTGTTGGGCGGGCAGCCGTTCGGGGTGCAGGCCGAGGCCAGCGGGTTCACGTCTTCGTAGGCGGTGACGAACATCGAACCGATGTAGTGCATCCGGTAGCCGAAGGTGACCTTCCCAACCTTCAGGTCGGCGTCGAACCGGACCTCGTCCTTCGGATCGCCAAGCTCGGAGAGCAGACGATCCTCGAACGCCGGGCGCGACGGATCCTGGAAGTTGCTCGACTGCAGGCCGTGAACATAGATCACGCTGGTGTCGAGGCCGATGTTGCTGGTCAGCTGCTTGCGGTAGTTGGCATTGAAGTCGATGCCACGACGTACGCGCTTCGCGAAGTTCTGACCCGCCGACAGCAGGGTGTTGCCCAGAACCTCACCCGGCAGCTCGCCCAGCGGACCGGTGCCGGCACCACGGAAGCGCTGGAACAGCGGGCAGAACGGGTTGTCCAGCGACGCCGCGTCATAGCAGCCGTTGACGATCGCCTGCGCCGAGAGCGAGACGATGACGTTCTTCACCTTGATGTTGTAATAGTCGACGCTCAGCGAGAAGCCCGGGATGAACCGCGGGGTCAGCACGCCGCCGAGGGTCAGCGAGTGCGAGACTTCCGGCTTCAGGTTCGGGTTCGAGCCGCTGAGGATCGGCAGCGAACGGGTCACGTTCGGGATGCCGGCCAGCAGGTTGCCGAGGTCCGCCGAGCAGTTCGCCTGACGGTTCGGGTTGCTGCCGATCTGGGTCGACGAGCAGGGATCGACGAAGCCCGGAGCGAAGTTCGGCACGACCGGGAAGCCGGTCTCCGACACGTTCGGCGCGCGGACGGCCTTACCATAGTTGCCGCGGAAGCGCAGGTCACGGACCGGCGCATACTCGGCACCATAGTTGTAGGTGTACACGGTGCCGACGGCACCCTTGTAGTCCGACACGCGGCCCGCACCGTTCAGCGACAGGTCGTGGAAGAACGGACGATCCTTCAGGATCGGCACGTTGATTTCGCCGAACGCTTCCTTGACCGCGAAGGTCGGCGGATCGAACTCGCCGATCACGACCGCGTTGGTCAGGCCGGTCTCGACGAACGGATCGTCCTTGTAGCGCGCGCGCTCACGACGATATTCGGCACCGATCGAGAAGCCGATCGGTCCGCCCGGCAGCTCGAACAGCTGGCTCGAGTCACCCGAGAGGGTGCCGAGGAAGTCCAGCTGGGTCAGGCTCGCCTTGGTATGGGCGTTGTACGAGAAATAGTTGACCGCGGCGGCGTTGTTGCCTGCGCCGAACGGATTGTAGGGCGTGCAGGCCGCGATGTCGGCCGCCAGCTTCGCCTGCTCCTGGGCGATCTGGTCCGGGGAAAGACCACGGGTGAACGCGGTCGCCGAGGCCGGATCATACTGCGAGCGGCACTGGATCTGGCCAGTGGCCGGATTGCGACCGGAGTCGAGCGACAGCAGGAAGCGCTGGCGATCGAGGTAGCCGTAGGTCGTCGTGTCCTGCTTGAATTTGCCGTAGTTGCCCGACAGTTCGTAGTGCCAGTCGTTGTTGAACGTACCGCGCGCGCCGAGCACGATGCGGTAGGTGTCACGACGGAACTTCTCGTCGCGGATGCCAGCGTCGAGCAGCGTGCGGGCGTCGACGAAGCGATACGTCCCGGCGTTGATCGCCGTGATGTCCGCCGCGTTGAGCGCGCCGCCGATGCCCTGGCCACTCAGCGTGGTGCGGGTCGCCGAGCAGGCCGCGGTCAGGCTGGTGTTGCAGCCCGAGGCGAGGATCGCGTTGGCGATTGTGGTGCGGTCGGCAGGGTTCAGGAACGGATTGTCGAGACGAACCCGCTCGCGGATGTCGAACTGGCCGAACGTGCCCTGGATGAACGACGGGCCGGCGTTGTTGCCGAGCGCATTCACGCGGTTCCACTTGGCTTCGATGAACGGCTCGAACGCGTCGCTGACGGTATAGTGCGCCAGCATGTTGAAGTTGACGCGGTTGAGCGACGGCAGGACCGACAGCTGCTGACCTTCGCGGCCCGTGGTGCCGTTGCCGCCCAGGATGCCGCCGATGATGCCGGTGCTGTAGCGGGTGCCGGTCTGCTGGACCAGACGTCCGTCCGGCGTGAACAGGTAGGTGCAGTTGTACGGCAGGCCGCCGGTGGTGCCCGACGGGCCGTTGGTCGCGGCCAGGCCGGTGCCGCAGCGCGGGTTCGCCGCCGACTGCGTGATCGGGACGAGGCCGAGATAGCTGATGCTGGTCTGGCGGATGTCGCGGACCAAGGTGCGGTCCGGGAAGCCGTCGCTGCCGTTGGGCAGACCGGCGGTGTCGACGTCGATGACGCCGAGGCCGTCGACCCGGCGGAACCACGGGATTTCCGAACCGAAGATGCGCTTCTGGTCGGAATATTCGCCGTGCAGGGTGATGTTGCCGCGACCGTCAGCGAAGTTCTTACCGAACAGCGCCGAGGTATAGTAGTTGCCGCCGAAGTTGGCGCCGGCGAGCGCACCCTGGCCGCGCAGCTGCAGGCCGTTGTAGTCGCGCTTCAGGACGAAGTTGACCACGCCCGCGATGGCGTCCGAACCATAGACCGCCGAGTTCGAGCCGGTGACGATGTCGACGCGCTCGACGAGATCGTTCGGGATCGTGTTGACGTCCGGCGAGACGGCGTTGTTGAGGATGTCGGCGGCGACATGGCGACGGCCGTTCACCAGCACGAGGGTGCGGGCGGTGCCGAGACCGCGAAGGTCGAGCAGGTTGAGGCCGGCGATGCCGATGCCCAGGCCCGGGTTCTGCTGCGCGAAGGTGCTGCGCAGCTGCGGCAGGTCGTTGAGCGCGTCGCCTATGTTGGTCTGGCCGCGCTGGAACACCTGCTCACCCGCGATCGAGGTGACCGGGATCGGCGATTCGAGGTTGGGACGACGGATGCGCGAGCCGGTTACGGTGATCGACTGGTCGGAGCGCGAGGCGGTGCCCTCGTCGGCCTTGGTGACCGGGATTACGTCCGCGGGATTGGTCGAGTTGGTGGTGTCGCTGGGACCGGCCGGTGGGGCCGGCGGAGCCGGAACCGGCTGGACCGCCGCAGCGGCGCCCGATGCGAAAAGGAGCAGTGCACCCGTCTGCAGCGCGGTCGCGCTGAGGATTGTACGATATTTCACTTGAAGCCCACCCATGGAGTTCTTTGGAGGTGGGCTGATTTCCCGAGACGCGCACGAACCGCAATGGATTGAACAACTTCGACGGGATTTTGGACCCCGCTGTAACATTATTATCACGTAAGTTGTTGCTCGATAAACAAGCATAAACAGCCCGCTTCATTAACATGGAGCGAGAGCCGTTTTTTAGGCTGGTGAAGTGACCCGCCGGCCGGCGGGCGATTCCCTGGCGGCTCCTCTGCTGTAAGCTGTGCGTAAGTGTCAAGCCGTGTCGCCGTTGCGCTCGTCATGGCCGGGCCACCGCCTCGCGGCGTTGCACCGCGGCCACGACAATGGCCGCTCTTTTCGCTTCAACCCGGCGCCGCTTGCCTTCTATGACAGTGACATGAGGCGGGGGACCGGCTGGTCATGATGTGGGTGATTGGAGGGGTGGCGGCCGTGTGGGTTGCCGTCGCGGTCGCCCTGTCGGTGCGGGCGGCGGCGCAGCTGCGGCGGGCGAACCGGCTGATCGCCACGCTGCGCTCGCTCGGCGCGGTGCTCGCCGCGGCGCCCGTCCGCCCGGTCGAGGTCGGCCGTGACGGCGCGATCCGGCTCGAGCCGCGGCTTGCCGCCGAACTCGGGCTCGACGGGTCTGGCGTGGCCCGCCTCTCCGACCTGTCGCAGGGTGAATGCGGAATCGAGGCGGAGGACCTCGCCGCGCTGGCCGACGACGTCGCCGCGAGCGCGCTCAGCGGGGGGCGCTTCGAGCGCACCGTCCGCCTTGCCGGCTCGCGCCGGGTCATGGACGTCCGTGGCGCGCCCGCACCGTCCCCGGCCGAGCCGGGCACGCTCCTCCTCTGGCTGGGCGACGCGACCAGCGCCGAAAGCGAGAAACTCGCGCTCGGGGCCCGGCTGCGCCAGACCGAGGCGGCGCTGGAAAGCCTCACCCACCTGATCGAGAGCGCGCCGTTCCCGATGTGGTATCGCGCCGCCGACCTCCGCCTCGGCCTCGTCAACAGCGCCTATGTCGCGGCGGTCGAGGGGCGCGACGCCGCGGACGTCATCCAGCGCGGCGCGGAGCTCATCGATTCGCCCGACGACGACAGCCCGCGCGCGGCGGCCAAGGCGGCGCTCGAGCATCGCCACAGCTTCACCCGCAGCCAGCCGGCGACGATCGGCGGCGAGCGGCGGATGATGAAGGTGGTCGACGTGCCGCTGCCGACCGGCGCGGTGGCCGGCTTCGCGATCGACATCCAGGACCTGGAGGACGCCCGCTTCGAGCTTGGCCGCCACATCGAATCGCAGCGCGAACTGGCCGACCGGCTGACCGCCGGCGTCGCCCAGTTCGAGGCCGACCGGACCCTGTCCTTCTTCAACCAGCCGTTCGCGATCATGGCGCGGATCGAGCCCGAGTGGCTCAACGACGCGCCCGAGTTCGACCGCGTGCTGGAGCGGATGCGCGAGAGCAACCGGCTGCCCGAGACCCGCGACTTCCCTTTGTGGAAGGGCGAACGGCGAGCCTGGTTCACCGCGACCGAGGAAGCGTTGGAGGAGGAATGGATCCTCGCCAACGGCGACCATATCCGTGTCGTCGGCCAGCCGCTGCCCGACGGCGGACTTCGGCTCATACTCGAGGACCGCACCGAGCAGGTCCGGCTGGCGTCGGCGCGCGACACGCTGCTGCGGGTCCGCACCGCGACCTTCGACAATCTGTTCGAGGCGATCAGCGTGTTCGCGGCGGACGGGCGGCTCTATCTCTGGAACAACCGCTTTGGCAGCGTGTGGGACCTCGATGAAAGCTGGCTCGCCGAGCATCCGCGGGTCGACGAGCTGGTGCCCGCCATGGCACGCCGGCTGGTCAACCCGACCGCGGCGGCGCAGCTGCGCGAGCTGATCCGTGCCGCGACGACCGAGCGGCGCCAGGGCGGCGGACGGATCAACATGGCCGACGGGCGCAACTTCGACTTCGCCGCGGTCCCGCTGCCGGACGGCAACGCGCTGCTGACGATGATCGACGTGACCGACAGCGCGCGGATCGAGAGCGCGCTGCGCGAGCGGGCGACCGCGCTGGAGCAGGCGGACCGGGTTAAGACCGACTTCGTCGCCAACATGAGCTACGAGCTGCGCACCCCGCTGACCTCGATCGGCGGCTTCGCCGAGATGCTGGCGGGCGGCTATGCGGGCGGGCTGACGCCGGCGGCGGCCGATTATGTCCATGCCATCCTCGAGGCGGTGGCGCGGCTGTCGCGGCTGATCGACGACGTGCTCGACCTGACCCAGGGCGACCGCCACGGGGTCGCGCTCGAACGCGACCGGATCGACCTCGGCGGGCTGTGCCGGATGGTCGCGGAGGGGCTGCAGTCCGGCGCGACCGCGCGCCAGCTCAGCTTCAAGACGATCATCCAGCCGAGCGCCGGGGCGGTGATCGGCGATAGCCGCCGGCTGCGCGAGGTGTTCGAGCATGTGCTCGGCAACGCGATCACCTACACCGACGAGGGCGGCAGCGTGACGTTCGAGGCTGCCGGCAACGACCATGAGGCGATCGTCACCATCGTCGACAACGGCCCGGGCATCGCGCCGGAGGACCAGAAGCGGGTATTCGACCGCTTCACCCGGATCGGCGGCACCCATGGCGAGGCGGCGCTCGGGCTCGGGCTGCCGCTGACCCGCCAGTTCATCGAGGCGCACGGCGGCGGGGTCGAACTGGTGTCCGCGCCGGGGCAGGGAACGGCGGTGACGCTGACCATCCCGCGCGGGCGGCGATGATCCTCGCCGACGAGGCGGCCACGGCCGCGCTGGGGCGCGCCATCGCCGGGCTGCTCCGGCCGGGTGACGTGGTCGCGCTGGAAGGCCCGCTCGGGGTCGGCAAGACGGCGCTGGCGCGGGCGATCCTGGCCGGCGCCGGGCACGACGGGGAGGTGCCGAGCCCAACCTTCGCGATCGTCCAGCCCTACGAGCATCTGCCGCTGCCGATCTGGCACGCCGACCTCTACCGGCTGGAAGATCCGGACGAGCTGGAGGAGCTGGGGCTCGACTCCGCGCTGGAGGACGGGGCGCTGCTGGTCGAGTGGCCGTCGCGCGCGGGAAGCGGTGCGTGGCGGCAAGCGCTCCGCCTGTCGCTCGCCTTCGGCGAGGGCGGCGCCCGGCGCTTGACAGCCGAACCGCCTGCGTCATGGGAGGACCGATGGCCGCCCCGATGAGTCCGCCCGAAGGGGCGCATGCGTTCCTGTCCGCGAACGGCTGGCACGACGCCAAGATCGAGCCGCTGGCGGGCGACGCCAGCTTCCGCCGCTACTTCCGCGTGTTCCGCGAGGGCGAGCAGGCGGTGCTGATGGACGCGCCGCCGCCGCACGAGGACCCGCGCCCGTTCGTCG
This window harbors:
- a CDS encoding 2OG-Fe(II) oxygenase, which translates into the protein MIDPVRQAAGLLQRGDVQGAARLLKQAEVAGDGAAARELGLWLLSGQLVRRDLPGARAMFARAASLGDAPAEAILRAFVAQGIGGSRDWAAALQMLRDAAATDESARKEFALLGQMSLDSSGDPRAPSTAEIVSEAPLVRRFPKLLTDAECDYLIAAAEPLLQPSVIVDPATGEQRPNPIRTSSGASFPFVHERPAIHALNRRLAAASGTEVGAGEPLQVLRYAPGEEYRLHSDALPGVVPAQQRRWTFLVWLNDEFAGGETAFPKAGLRLRGRKGDGLLFRNVLDDGRPDDGAVHAGLPVTAGVKLLASRWIRAAPLQY
- a CDS encoding TonB-dependent receptor, with translation MGGLQVKYRTILSATALQTGALLLFASGAAAAVQPVPAPPAPPAGPSDTTNSTNPADVIPVTKADEGTASRSDQSITVTGSRIRRPNLESPIPVTSIAGEQVFQRGQTNIGDALNDLPQLRSTFAQQNPGLGIGIAGLNLLDLRGLGTARTLVLVNGRRHVAADILNNAVSPDVNTIPNDLVERVDIVTGSNSAVYGSDAIAGVVNFVLKRDYNGLQLRGQGALAGANFGGNYYTSALFGKNFADGRGNITLHGEYSDQKRIFGSEIPWFRRVDGLGVIDVDTAGLPNGSDGFPDRTLVRDIRQTSISYLGLVPITQSAANPRCGTGLAATNGPSGTTGGLPYNCTYLFTPDGRLVQQTGTRYSTGIIGGILGGNGTTGREGQQLSVLPSLNRVNFNMLAHYTVSDAFEPFIEAKWNRVNALGNNAGPSFIQGTFGQFDIRERVRLDNPFLNPADRTTIANAILASGCNTSLTAACSATRTTLSGQGIGGALNAADITAINAGTYRFVDARTLLDAGIRDEKFRRDTYRIVLGARGTFNNDWHYELSGNYGKFKQDTTTYGYLDRQRFLLSLDSGRNPATGQIQCRSQYDPASATAFTRGLSPDQIAQEQAKLAADIAACTPYNPFGAGNNAAAVNYFSYNAHTKASLTQLDFLGTLSGDSSQLFELPGGPIGFSIGAEYRRERARYKDDPFVETGLTNAVVIGEFDPPTFAVKEAFGEINVPILKDRPFFHDLSLNGAGRVSDYKGAVGTVYTYNYGAEYAPVRDLRFRGNYGKAVRAPNVSETGFPVVPNFAPGFVDPCSSTQIGSNPNRQANCSADLGNLLAGIPNVTRSLPILSGSNPNLKPEVSHSLTLGGVLTPRFIPGFSLSVDYYNIKVKNVIVSLSAQAIVNGCYDAASLDNPFCPLFQRFRGAGTGPLGELPGEVLGNTLLSAGQNFAKRVRRGIDFNANYRKQLTSNIGLDTSVIYVHGLQSSNFQDPSRPAFEDRLLSELGDPKDEVRFDADLKVGKVTFGYRMHYIGSMFVTAYEDVNPLASACTPNGCPPNNADYADIVKYPAITYHDLRFSVDLGQTYKASNVQVYGGVDNVFDRHPPLGSTGTGSGSAIYDIRGRNFYLGAKVRF
- a CDS encoding sensor histidine kinase; its protein translation is MMWVIGGVAAVWVAVAVALSVRAAAQLRRANRLIATLRSLGAVLAAAPVRPVEVGRDGAIRLEPRLAAELGLDGSGVARLSDLSQGECGIEAEDLAALADDVAASALSGGRFERTVRLAGSRRVMDVRGAPAPSPAEPGTLLLWLGDATSAESEKLALGARLRQTEAALESLTHLIESAPFPMWYRAADLRLGLVNSAYVAAVEGRDAADVIQRGAELIDSPDDDSPRAAAKAALEHRHSFTRSQPATIGGERRMMKVVDVPLPTGAVAGFAIDIQDLEDARFELGRHIESQRELADRLTAGVAQFEADRTLSFFNQPFAIMARIEPEWLNDAPEFDRVLERMRESNRLPETRDFPLWKGERRAWFTATEEALEEEWILANGDHIRVVGQPLPDGGLRLILEDRTEQVRLASARDTLLRVRTATFDNLFEAISVFAADGRLYLWNNRFGSVWDLDESWLAEHPRVDELVPAMARRLVNPTAAAQLRELIRAATTERRQGGGRINMADGRNFDFAAVPLPDGNALLTMIDVTDSARIESALRERATALEQADRVKTDFVANMSYELRTPLTSIGGFAEMLAGGYAGGLTPAAADYVHAILEAVARLSRLIDDVLDLTQGDRHGVALERDRIDLGGLCRMVAEGLQSGATARQLSFKTIIQPSAGAVIGDSRRLREVFEHVLGNAITYTDEGGSVTFEAAGNDHEAIVTIVDNGPGIAPEDQKRVFDRFTRIGGTHGEAALGLGLPLTRQFIEAHGGGVELVSAPGQGTAVTLTIPRGRR
- the tsaE gene encoding tRNA (adenosine(37)-N6)-threonylcarbamoyltransferase complex ATPase subunit type 1 TsaE, giving the protein MILADEAATAALGRAIAGLLRPGDVVALEGPLGVGKTALARAILAGAGHDGEVPSPTFAIVQPYEHLPLPIWHADLYRLEDPDELEELGLDSALEDGALLVEWPSRAGSGAWRQALRLSLAFGEGGARRLTAEPPASWEDRWPPR